ACTCAGCCGCCTTGCTGGAGTTCAGAGACATCCATATACTGATCGACTGTGGCTTCACAGTGTTCCCGACGCTGGTAGAGAAAGGCCTTGTACGGAAGGTGGGGTACATCCTCCTCACGCACCTGCACAACGACCACTGCGGCAGCCTCGCTAACCTGCTCCTGTACAAGCATATCATCGAGAAGAGCCCCCGGCCCATTATTCTTTACCCATCCGAGCAGTTCAGGCAGCAGGTATACCAGTTTCTGCAGATACAGGTGAAGGACCCGGAGAAATACGTGGAGTTCGTGCCGCTGGAGCAGGTGGAGGGCATTACGCCCATCGACACTTATGGGCAGCACGCGGAGGGGATGCAAAGCTACGCCTACATCTTCGACAACGATACCCGCATCGTGTACTCCGGCGACCTGGGCAGGCCCGAGGGGCTGTTTGAGCGCCTGGAGCGGCTGCCCGAGAAGAGAACCTGTGTTTTCCACGACATCACCTTCTCGGCCGACAACACCGGCCATACCTACTACAAGAAGCTGCTGCCCTATATGAGCGGCATCACCATGTTCGGCTACCACTGCGACCCTACCAAAAGCCCCGACGACAATCCCATCCGGCTCGTGTTCTACGAAAAGGCCCTGATGGCCTGAGACTAAATTGTTCGCCCAGATACCATACCTTCGGGCAGCACTGTACACGGCCCCCTGCGACAGCTGGCATATAAATCTATATATGCCCTGATATGGCCTGCGCGCACCGAAACTATATATCCTTTTTGTGGTTATTGCAGCGGAACAAGAGCTTCTGAAAGAGGCACCCACAAAGCATGACCGCGCCCCGCGCCACTAACCCCTCTTACCTGCGCCAGCCGCTGCACCTGCTGTACAGCGTGCTGTTTGCCGCCTTCTGGGTATATACCGGCCTCACCACGCCGGATTTAGAAAACTGGCTGATGGAGAACACGCTCACGCTCTCGCTTATCATCTTTCTGACAGCTTTTTACAACATCTTCCGCTTCTCCGACACCAGCTACACCCTTATTTTCCTGTTCCTGCTGCTGCACGTGTATGGCAGCCAGCACCAATATGCCGACAACCCGTTTGGCGAATGGCTAAAAGACCAACTGGACCTGCAGCGCAACCACTACGACCGCCTGGTGCATTTTGGCTTCGGCCTGCTGCTGGCATACCCCCTGCACGAGGTGCTGGCTCACGCCCTCGGCAAGAGAAATGTTTTAAGCTACCTGCTGCCTGTGGAGTTCATTCTCTCGCTCAGCGCGCTGTACGAGGTGGTGGAGTGGCTGGTGGCCGATGTGGCATATGAGGGCGCCGCGCAGGGCACGGCCTTTCTTGGGATGCAGGGCGATATATGGGACGCGCAGAAAGACATTGCGCTGGCCTTGCTTGGCGGTATGCTTGCCATGGGTGCAGCGTTCGCGCTGCGGAAGAAGTAGCAGCATCTGCTGCCAGCCCCGCCGTTGCCAGTAAGCGCCTCTACAGCCAGTAAATCCAGGATGCGATTGCAGCCACTAATATAGCCATGATCAGCACGCTCAGCAGTGCAGTGAATCCCCTTTTTCATTTTGATGAATGCCCATACAACGCGCCATAGCTACAGCTGCTTCTTTATATATAGGCTAAACTGGCAGTATAAAAAACCAGCCGCACCTTTGGGCGCGGCTGGCATATATTTAAAACTGTTATCTTTTTATAACTCGCCTTTCTCAGCGGCTTTCTTCATTTTCTCGTTCGCGAAGATGGCGATCTCCACACGGCGGTTCTGCTGACGGCCGGCTTCGGTCGAGTTGTCTGCAATCGGTTGCTCGGCAGCGTAGCCCTGGGTCGTCATACGGCTCCGGTCTACGCCCATGGAGGCGGCATAATCGGCTACGGCCTGCGCACGGCGCTCCGAGAGCGGCTGGTTGATGGCTGGCGAACCCGTGTTGTCTGTGTGGCCTTCAATCAGGATGTTGGTATCAGGATACTTCTTCAGCGTCTCGGCCAACTTGGCAATCTCAGTTTCGGCACTTGGCTGCAGTTGTGCAGAGTTCGTGTTGAACAGGATGCCGGAGTCGAAGGTGATCTTAATGCCTTCCCCCACACGCTCCACCTCGGCGTTCTCCAGGTCGCGGCGCAGTTCCTCGGCCTGCTTGTCCATGCGGCGCCCAATGATGGCACCCGTGGTGCCGCCCACCGCGGCCCCGATAATAGCGCCTGCGGCCGTGTTACCCGCCACCCGGCCGATAACGCCGCCTACCACGGCACCGGAGCCCGCACCGATGATGCCGCCTTTCGCGGTTTTGCTCATGCCACGGTCGTTGCCGGAGCTTGTGCCTGCCTGCTGGCCTGTTGTACACGAGGTGGAGAGCAGGCTCAGAATAGCAAATATGGAGAGATAAATTCTTAAGTTTTTCATGGTTTTAGTCATAAGTAAGTTTTACGAACCCAAAAGCTCTGTGGTACATACTCCTATAATTTCAAAATGTTTTATTTACAGGAGCCCCATACTCCTGTTACGTGCCGATGCAAATAAGCGCCCGCCTATGCTGCCTGGAGACTAACACGTCATATACTCTATACTATATACTTAAACGTCAGCAATATTTTCAGGTTGTAGCCGCGCCTAAGCTAGACCGTGACGGAAGCAGGCGTCGTAAAAAAGGCGCCTGCCGGTTCACACCCGCAGACGCCGCTTTAATAGAACAGGAATTTATTTTACTCCTGTATCTCGCCGCTTTCAGCAGCCTGTTTCAGTTCCTCGTTCGCCACGATAATGATTTCCACGCGGCGGTTCTGCTGGCGTCCTTCTGCCGTGCTGTTGTCTGCAATGGGCTGGTCGTAGCTGTAGCCTTTGGCCTGCAGGCGCGAACCGTCCACACCCAGGCTGCGGGCGTAGGCGGCCACGGCCTCTGCGCGGCGCTCCGACAGCTTCTGGTTCAGCTCGTAAGAGCCGGTGTTGTCGGTGTGGCCTTCAATGATCACGTTGGTGCCGTCGTACTCTTTCAGCGTCTGGGCCAGTTTCTGCACATCGCTTTTGGCGCTTGGGCTCAGCTCGGCAGAGTTCACCTTGAAGAGAATACCGGAGTCGAAGTTTACGCGAATAGCCTCGCCCACACGCTCTACCTTCGCGTTCTCCATCGATTTCTCAAGCTCCTCAGCCTGCTTGTCCATGCGCCGCCCGATGATGGCACCGGTGGCACCGCCTACCGCCGCGCCCACGATGGCGCCCGCCGCCGTGTTGCCCAGCCTGTTCCCGATAAGGCCGCCTATCACGGCGCCGCCACCGGCCCCGATCAGTCCACCCTTGGTGGTCTTCTTCATGCCCGGCTTGTCCGCTCCCGTATCATCGGTTTTGGCTTGCGTCGTTGTTTCTGTATTGCCTGAGCCTGCCACAGGTGCCGTGGTCTGGCACGAGGAGAAAAGCACGGTAACGGCTAAAAGCGAGCTCAGGGATAAGTTTCTTAGTTTCATGGTCTTGTCTGTAAATTTTCGCAATATAGGTTTTGGTGATACTGTTTATATGGTGTTTCTGTCTGTTGTGCTGCCTGCACGCCTCACTGTTTGCAACTCTTATGCCAAAACGCAGGGAAGGCGCGTTTATATATTCTGCTGGCCATATATCTTTCCTGCTTTATCCTTAACCTCATGGCTTCCAGCCATATAAAATTACAGGCTCGCATTGATCATATAGGCATATAAAAGGCGTGGCCTGCTGCCGGCAGCAGGCCACGCCTTTTATATGGAACCGCGTACTCAGGAGGCTTTGGTGGAGGCTGCCAGCTTTTTGGGTTGCTCACGCTTTGGCGCCTCTGCCGGCATCACCATCGCCAGCAGGTCTGTCAGCTTCTGCTTCAGCGCCTTGCGGTCCACGATAAAGTCGAGGAAGCCATGCTCCAGCACAAACTCCGCGCTCTGGAAGTCCTTGGGCAGGTCCTTGCCAATCGTCTCGCGGATAACGCGCGGACCGGCGAAGCCGATCAGGGCGCCCGGCTCGGAGATATTAAAGTCGCCCAGCATCGCATATGAGGCGGTCACGCCGCCGGTGGTGGGGTCGGTGAGCAGCGATATATAGGGC
This window of the Pontibacter russatus genome carries:
- a CDS encoding MBL fold metallo-hydrolase encodes the protein MQIKFLGTGGAFDTDYRNSAALLEFRDIHILIDCGFTVFPTLVEKGLVRKVGYILLTHLHNDHCGSLANLLLYKHIIEKSPRPIILYPSEQFRQQVYQFLQIQVKDPEKYVEFVPLEQVEGITPIDTYGQHAEGMQSYAYIFDNDTRIVYSGDLGRPEGLFERLERLPEKRTCVFHDITFSADNTGHTYYKKLLPYMSGITMFGYHCDPTKSPDDNPIRLVFYEKALMA
- a CDS encoding DUF2238 domain-containing protein, whose amino-acid sequence is MTAPRATNPSYLRQPLHLLYSVLFAAFWVYTGLTTPDLENWLMENTLTLSLIIFLTAFYNIFRFSDTSYTLIFLFLLLHVYGSQHQYADNPFGEWLKDQLDLQRNHYDRLVHFGFGLLLAYPLHEVLAHALGKRNVLSYLLPVEFILSLSALYEVVEWLVADVAYEGAAQGTAFLGMQGDIWDAQKDIALALLGGMLAMGAAFALRKK
- a CDS encoding OmpA family protein: MKNLRIYLSIFAILSLLSTSCTTGQQAGTSSGNDRGMSKTAKGGIIGAGSGAVVGGVIGRVAGNTAAGAIIGAAVGGTTGAIIGRRMDKQAEELRRDLENAEVERVGEGIKITFDSGILFNTNSAQLQPSAETEIAKLAETLKKYPDTNILIEGHTDNTGSPAINQPLSERRAQAVADYAASMGVDRSRMTTQGYAAEQPIADNSTEAGRQQNRRVEIAIFANEKMKKAAEKGEL
- a CDS encoding OmpA family protein, which translates into the protein MKLRNLSLSSLLAVTVLFSSCQTTAPVAGSGNTETTTQAKTDDTGADKPGMKKTTKGGLIGAGGGAVIGGLIGNRLGNTAAGAIVGAAVGGATGAIIGRRMDKQAEELEKSMENAKVERVGEAIRVNFDSGILFKVNSAELSPSAKSDVQKLAQTLKEYDGTNVIIEGHTDNTGSYELNQKLSERRAEAVAAYARSLGVDGSRLQAKGYSYDQPIADNSTAEGRQQNRRVEIIIVANEELKQAAESGEIQE